tttatatttttcatttcattattattattattaattttttttggctgCCAGCCAgtaaggggaactgaaccctcgaccttggtgttgcaaggctgcactctaatcagttgagctaaccgaccagcccagATTCAGAGCTTTAAGAAAGAGACCCTCTTGAATCGTTGAGATGGTTGGTTTCAGTCtcattgaaatttttttctttctgtttatacatgttctggaatatctttttctaaaatttacctACTCTCCCTCTCAAGCTAACAGATACTTTTCTTCAGACAGAGTCTGTTTCCTGGACAAACTGCAACTGTGTCTTAAGGAGAAGTTGTAAATGGTGTTAAACCTTTCCATTGCTTCTGGCAGGTTGGACATGGAAGGACTAGAGACTGTGGGGGTGTCCAGCTCTGAGAGCTCGGATGACGACACTGAAGAAGGACCTGGTCCTTCAGGACTGAGCTTCCATGCCCCGAAAAATGCCAGTGACAGGGTTGAGATGGTGGCCGAATTTCCCAGTAGTTCTCAGAGGGTGAGAGTATTGAGAGCAGACACTGGATCACCAGAAAACCCACAGGTCCCAGCGACTGGCTGTGGGAAGGGTATTTCAGAAGACTCCAGTGCCGAGCCTGGAGAGGCGTGTGCTGTAGAGCACGGGGAGAGGAAGATGGTTATAGAAACAGAGGAGACCCAGGAGAAAAaagaggcagagggcagaggaCCCATAGAAGAGGAAGCAGCTGGGGACGGGCTGAATAAGGATAAAGAGACAAAAGAAATGACTGATGGGGAAGGAGCTGCCAAGGTGGCACCTGGAGAAGACAGGGAAAACGTTCCTGTGGTCAAACTGGAGGAAAGCCAGGCAGGAGACACAGTAAGTAATTTTTTTGGTTGATGTCTAGAGCCAAATCAGTTGATTCTCCACAATaagtcattaaaatgaaaatgtgcttTTTCCCATCAGCTGCTTAGTGAAAGTCTCATTTAATACTAAGAAGTTAGATGATGGCAAAGCTTGcctgtcccccccaaaaaagattcTTTTTTAGCTCTGGAATTTATACTATTTTGCCACTAGGTGGTGTTCTTTGTTCCGTGTCATAAATTCTAAAGtgcacatttttcacattttagcaTCGCTGAAATCAATGTAtttcatattacattttaattagtgctgtttattctttcttaataATACATACAATTAAGGgggtatgtgaggggtcttcaaaattttgttcatggaatgatttttttttggttactgttttacattttatttatttttttattcatattttcttttaattctatttttccacaaaatttttgaagtacccttatattacGACAGATGGCATTTTACATTTGATGAAATGAGCTCATTTTTCCTATCACTAAATCactactcttttttatttttttcctcgtCTGAGATACAGTTTGAACAATAAGTGTCAACTGGGTAAGAAGATCTTTCCTATGATGatcattaaatcttttttttttttggccactgtcCAGTGCAGAGATTgaactgaaccctggaccttggcattatcagcacctgctctaaccaactgggctaaccggccagcccttatcATGAAATATATAAGTCCCACATTCAGCCTTTTTGAAAAGTCATTTTCATTTGTACATATTCCCTCAAATAGTTGATTATTCACTATCTTCAGTGGACTGACTTCCAACAAAAATCTTTAATGTTTAGTTTTTGATCTAATGGTTTGCTCTTTAGAATAGGTGGAACCTAAACTATGTGTTTTCCTTTGATAAACACAAAGCCCATCATTTGTTTAACCAGAACCTTCCCCTACCTCCAGTAACTAAGCAGAAATGTATAGATTGCCCTTTTTGGAAAGAATATTGGAATCTTTTATGCTAAGGGCTTTAATTTGATCCTTACACCATCTCTGGAGTTGTAAACatgtaattttatgttacatgtgcACATTAGGGGCTTTATCTTGACTGTGAAGTCTTGGGAAAATGAATGAACAGTAGAAAAAAACCTGATATTTGATGTTCATTGTTAACCATGACAATTTTGTTCTTGGTGTTGTAATAATAGCTGTTGTGTTCGTAACAACCACGTGTGATTCTTCAAAGACACAtaagtggtattttattatgtgGCCATAAATAACAAAGCCAAGGTTCACTCCGAAATCTatcaaaatagatttaaaaaaaaaaaaacccaaatctaaGATCAACTAGAAATATAAAGAGTCTGCCCCCAGAgctctttaatatttaaaaaaataacactgaGAGAGAGAAttgttctttgaatatatttttttttaagtgaattttttagatgtgaacatttttattctttgtagGGCATTCATCATTAGAAGTatctaacttttctttttttttttttggtggctggccggtatggagaaccgaacccttgaccttggtgttacaaggctgcactcttacccactgagctaaccaggcatcCCAGAAGTATTTAATTTTGCCTTAAAGTGTGTACACCTACTTGGTGGGTACAACAGTGACAAGTCTATAGAGCAGCATTTAAATCTATTGAGTTATACAAGTGGGGACTCTTGACAGTCTTAATTATTCAATTAGAATAGAAAGCATTAAGATTATGGAATTAATAGATTCAGAGATAtgagaataattaaaattaagcTTTTTAGGGTGCCTGCTCTTTTCTGTGTTAGTAGTGTGGGTTAGGCTGGGTATATTTTACTGTTTAGATTTTTGCTGGAAAAATAATGTTAATCTGTTCAGGAATCCTCTACTCCTGTGACTGTTCTGAATACTTGTTTCTAAATATATAGGTAAAAAGTTAGTTTATTAATTATGCGTATTGAGAATGCATATGGAATAACATCTAGATAATTATTAAAACTCAGTAGAAAGATATggcaaattaaatgaaaattccttaaaaaataaaatgtagttgaTATTAAAGAACGTCTTTATTCAGAGGAAGGAAcctgctttcaatattttctttttttccctcagcttATCGGTCAGGAGACTATAGATTTGTTAGCATTCGACTCTGTTGCGGAACTGGAGTTGCTGGGTTTGGAGAAGCTTAAGAGTGCACTGATGGCCCTTGGCCTGAAATGTGGGGGCACCCTGCAGGAGCGCGCAGCACGACTCTTCTCCATCAGAGGACTGGCAAGGGAGCAGATCGACCCAGCTTTATTTGCCAAGCCtttgaaagggaagaagaaatgagTTTCATCAGagctcattttctatttctttgtagtCTAGCACTTAAAACCTGCGTAATGTGGGCTCTTGGCCAATATTCCTCTTGATATTAAAAGCTAACTTTTTAATAGCCCAATTCTAACTATCCCCTTTCTCGTGATTATATTTATAGAATTAATgtgtgaaaccatctgggcctgaagTTTTCTGTATGagaatgttttttaattataaatttaatttctttaataaatacagCTATTCcttatattagttcattttctgccactgataactgggtaatttattaagaaatgaaatttatttcttatagttttgggggctgggaagttcaaggtccagggggtgcatgtagtgagggctgccttcttggtggggagtctctgcagagtcctggggCTAAGCAGGTAGTCATGGTGGAAATCACAAGAGCATTTCCATACACTTAGCTTCCCTCATaaataaagcccccagtctacttccTGAtcacccattaatccatgaatgttCTCATAAGCCAATtgcctcttcagggccccacctttcaaataccgcagtcagatctcccaccctcttaacactgttacaatggggattaagcttcagtgagttttggggggacattcaagcTATAGCAGTGCTGttcagatttttgttttcatcttgtcACTTAGGTAAGTTTTCAAGGAATTTATCTATTTGACTCAAGTTGTCAGATTTGTAGATAcgaaattattcataatagttccttcttatccttttaatgtctgtaggacCTGGGGCGAtaacttctttttcattctgatactggtaatttctgtcttctttcctgatCAGTCTGGCAAGGGGTTTATCAGTTTTGTTGATCtgcttttcaaagaaccaacttcggactttaatttttcattgatttctgctctttattatttcttatcttCTACTTAGCTtggtttttgctctttttttctttagcttcttaAAATAAGTCTTCAGTGATTGCTTTTAGACTTTTTtcctaatataaatatttaaaactataagaTTTCCTTTaaatactactttttttttttttttaaagatgaccggtaaggagatcttaacccttgacttggtgttgtcagcaccacactcagccagtgagcgaaccggccatccgtatatgggatccgaacccggggccttggtgttatcagcaccgcactctcccgagtgagccacgggccggccctttaaaTACTACTTTAGCTGTATCTCGAGAAatttaatatgttgtattttcattatcattcagttctaaatattttctaattaccTCTGTGaattctttgacccatggatcaTCTAGAAGTATGTTGCCTGATtagcaaattttgttttttcccctaaatatcttgttactgatttctactttaattttattgaggtcagaaaatatcttctttatgatttcagtccttttagttttattgagacttgttttatgacccagtATATGGTCTGTCTTGGTCAATGTAGAGtaagtgggctggctggttagctcagttggttagagtgtgatgctgataataccaaaggccagggttcgattcctgtacccagcagccacacacacacacacacacacacacacacaaaagtaaataTTCTGAATTATTGAGTAAATATGTTCTGTAATATTAATTAGATTAGGTGGTTGATAGTGTTCTGATCATCTatgtctttactgattttttgttATGTGCTGAGAGGGTGTTAAAATCTTCAGTTGTGATGGTGttaattatctattttctttccttctatcaatttttgcttcatattttttattttttaatgtttttattgaatcatacttgattatacatatttttggggtgcaatgttgacatatgttgatcaaatcaatattactagcatatatattgttacaaagcatacttatttatgccccttgtccagtcactccctgtccccctctccctcccccctcccccctaattaccctagatttcttctctccttctgaaagatagtggttactctgttgatttgttgcctagatgatctgtccaatgctgagaggtgtgatcaggtcccccaatattatcatagagcagatgcttcttctgtcactctggaatgagcattgtggagagaggcatcctcttcttttctttggtctctgccggtgactctccttgtgtcagtgcacgccagtggctggcagaccatctgcacagtggttgtggcagcTAGtcgctttcatggcagccatggttattgtggtggctgtggtgggccacccacatggaggtgatgttttgggccTGCTCCTTACCTAATCGGTGGTGGCaatggcggtgtgcctggttgtgggagggggtccagtccctggctccatgcctcagggccCTGGGTGGGACCcctggcactggtggtgtgcctggttgtcccccctttctggcttgatagcccaggggacttctgggccttctagatgttataggtgttctttggtgaaataaaaCCTTTacaagttaatatcaaactttgtctctggttgtgggtactctgttttttctttcacttctgtgttggattatttgctgttttcaccacttaaactctgtgctggaactaatttgttgtcctttgcttacttctaaagtggggcaacttcctgtggggaccagtacttgagttctgtggttgagctaaattgctgctttgctgttgatttcctggggaaggttttttgtgcagcagCTCagcttttaatggttgactttataggagttctgggtttagtgaaacccagtgcacctgggttgtgtagaaacactggtctgggcctcttttcatcaaactgcactcaaTGCAATCCTATATTCCTGAGCAGTCTCCTCTGAggggtcctgcactgattggggggcagattggctatccttgctgtgtctcagtgttctcccagtgggcccatctccccccaccacccatgcagcaatcacttcccatgggacaggctatatgctggtcccttgtgatgactcaccagcctctgagtggctcctttttctcagttgttctgggtcctcactcctatgtgagtccatgcgggccaccaaggccctcttctcccctgccacctccaagcaattccatcca
The window above is part of the Cynocephalus volans isolate mCynVol1 chromosome 18, mCynVol1.pri, whole genome shotgun sequence genome. Proteins encoded here:
- the SDE2 gene encoding splicing regulator SDE2, producing the protein MAEAAALVWIRGPGSGCEAVRWVSAACSVRDFIRRHCQDRDVPVEYFFVKCSGALVNTSDTVQHGAVYSLEPRLLGGKGGFGSMLRALGAQIEKTTNREACRDLSGRRLRDVNHEKAMAEWVKQQAEREAEKEQKLLERLQRKLAEPKHCFASPDYQQQCHEMAERLEDSVLKGMQAASSKTVSAEMNENWKRPKKSKTDRGASAAKRKCFWLDMEGLETVGVSSSESSDDDTEEGPGPSGLSFHAPKNASDRVEMVAEFPSSSQRVRVLRADTGSPENPQVPATGCGKGISEDSSAEPGEACAVEHGERKMVIETEETQEKKEAEGRGPIEEEAAGDGLNKDKETKEMTDGEGAAKVAPGEDRENVPVVKLEESQAGDTLIGQETIDLLAFDSVAELELLGLEKLKSALMALGLKCGGTLQERAARLFSIRGLAREQIDPALFAKPLKGKKK